A region from the Drosophila ananassae strain 14024-0371.13 chromosome 2L, ASM1763931v2, whole genome shotgun sequence genome encodes:
- the LOC6501013 gene encoding low-density lipoprotein receptor isoform X6 — protein sequence MGPIPSFLGCSVLLLLAGLLPRQAHTITSFESTCRSDQFRCGNGMCIPLGYVCDREADCADASDESRSRCGLQCNSNMVMCKNGEQCVHMSFLCDGDDDCRDKSDEENCANKTCRSDEFTCGNGHCVQNRFKCDRDDDCGDGSDERNCGAVNKCPPGAFTCPTGGCISQEWVCDGDDDCIDGADEKQNCSAKAGGDLHFCQNNEFQCNDRTTCLHRTWVCDGEKDCPDGEDESSENCPTVTCRPDQFQCRDRSCIAGNLICNGQGDCADGTDEVNCNITAPIKPCNTTSEFDCGGGQCIPLAKVCDRRKDCPNGEDEPAGKCSVNECATANGGCMHTCVNLAVGYRCECHAGYKLAPDNRSCVDIDECETPGVCSQQCINQVGSFKCECQEGYMRVMHNHTRCKASEGHASLLLTRRHDIRKIALDRPEMTSIVNSTKSSTALDFVFRTGMIFWSDVTTKSIYKSPIDEGNEKTLVVKHSSVTSDGLAVDWIYNHVYYTDTHKCTIELTNFEGSMGKVLVEDSVDIPRSIALDPIDGWMYWSDWGASPRIERAGMDGSHRTAIITYDVKWPNGITLDLVLKRIYWVDGKLNIISSANFDGSQRRQVLYSSEYLRHPFSITTFEDHVYWTDWDKQAVFKANKFTGQDVQAVTATHMLEHPMVVHVYHPYRQPDGVNHCQSVNGHCSHLCLPAPRINERSPRISCACPTGLKLMSDGLMCVEDLYVPSVHSRRPIHKTTGKSPVSTTELPQIAHSEVPVGNATETSRPEGKPDGSKPSPNNNIVMIVLITLTGTSVVILLTILAYRRCTRAVNSMNFENPVYHKTTEDHFSLEKNVTPHMYATAMEEEVSGPVPPMVTNTSDFSYVRF from the exons ATGGGACCAATACCGAGCTTCCTGGGATGCTCCGTTCTGCTGCTCCTCGCAGGATTACTGCCACGACAGGCTCACACCATCACATCATTTG AATCGACTTGCCGCTCGGACCAATTCCGCTGCGGCAACGGCATGTGCATCCCCCTGGGATATGTCTGCGATCGGGAGGCCGACTGCGCCGATGCAAGCGACGAAAGTCGCTCTCGTTGTG GTTTGCAATGCAACAGTAATATGGTAATGTGCAAGAACGGGGAACAATGTGTGCACATGAGCTTCCTTTGCGACGGTGACGACGACTGCCGCGACAAGTCCGACGAAGAGAACTGTGCCA ATAAGACTTGCCGCTCGGACGAGTTCACCTGCGGAAACGGCCACTGCGTCCAGAACCGCTTCAAATGCGACAGGGACGACGACTGCGGCGATGGAAGCGACGAGAGGAACTGCGGCGCGGTGAACAAGTGCCCGCCAGGAGCCTTCACCTGCCCCACAGGAGGGTGCATCAGTCAGGAATGGGTCTGCGACGGGGACGACGACTGCATTGATGGCGCCGATGAGAAG CAAAACTGCAGCGCCAAAGCGGGTGGCGACTTGCACTTCTGTCAGAACAACGAGTTTCAATGCAATGATCGCACCACTTGCCTGCATAGGACGTGGGTATGTGACGGCGAAAAGGACTGCCCCGATGGCGAGGACGAGTCTTCGGAGAATTGTCCGACGGTGACCTGCCGGCCAGATCAGTTCCAATGCCGGGATCGCAGCTGCATCGCCGGGAACCTGATCTGTAACGGGCAAGGAGACTGTGCGGATGGCACCGACGAGGTCAACTGCAACATCACTGCTCCAATAAAGCCCTGTAACACCACCAGCGAGTTTGACTGCGGCGGCGGCCAGTGCATCCCGCTGGCTAAGGTCTGTGACAGGCGGAAGGACTGTCCCAATGGCGAGGACGAGCCCGCCGGAAAGTGTTCAGTTAATGAATGCGCCACCGCAAACGGTGGTTGCATGCACACCTGTGTCAACCTAGCCGTGGGTTACCGCTGCGAATGCCATGCGGGCTACAAGCTGGCCCCGGACAACCGCAGCTGTGTGGACATCGACGAATGTGAGACCCCCGGCGTCTGCTCCCAGCAGTGCATCAACCAGGTTGGATCCTTCAAGTGCGAATGCCAGGAGGGCTACATGAGGGTCATGCACAATCACACACGCTGCAAGGCCAGTGAGGGGCATGCATCTCTGCTCTTGACCCGGCGGCACGACATCCGGAAAATAGCCCTCGACCGCCCAGAAATGACTTCGATTGTGAACAGCACCAAGTCATCCACCGCTCTGGACTTTGTCTTCCGCACGGGCATGATCTTCTGGAGCGACGTGACCACAAAGAGCATCTACAAGTCCCCCATTGACGAGGGCAACGAGAAGACGTTGGTGGTGAAGCATAGCTCGGTGACTTCCGACGGACTGGCCGTGGACTGGATCTACAACCACGTCTACTACACGGACACCCACAAGTGCACCATTGAGCTGACCAACTTCGAGGGCAGCATGGGCAAAGTGCTCGTCGAGGATTCCGTAGACATTCCGCGCTCCATCGCCTTGGACCCCATCGATGGCTGGATGTACTGGTCCGACTGGGGCGCCTCCCCTCGCATCGAGCGAGCCGGCATGGACGGCTCCCACCGCACCGCCATCATCACCTACGACGTCAAGTGGCCGAATGGCATCACCCTGGATCTGGTGCTGAAGCGCATCTACTGGGTGGACGGCAAGCTGAACATCATCTCATCGGCCAACTTCGATGGCTCCCAGCGTCGCCAGGTGCTCTACTCCAGCGAATACCTGCGCCACCCCTTCTCCATCACCACATTCGAGGACCACGTCTACTGGACCGACTGGGACAAGCAGGCCGTCTTCAAGGCCAACAAGTTCACTGGACAGGACGTGCAAGCAGTCACTGCCACGCATATG CTCGAACATCCCATGGTAGTGCATGTATACCATCCATACCGCCAACCCGATGGCGTCAACCACTGCCAGTCGGTCAACGGCCACTGCTCCCACCTCTGCCTGCCAGCCCCCCGGATCAACGAGCGCAGTCCTCGCATATCCTGCGCCTGCCCCACGGGCCTCAAACTGATGTCCGACGGCCTGATGTGTGTCGAAGATC TGTATGTGCCAAGTGTGCATAGCAGAAGACCGATCCACAAGACGACTGGCAAGTCGCCAGTCTCAACCACCGAACTACCTCAGATTGCGCACAGCGAAGTGCCGG TTGGAAATGCGACTGAAACCAGTAGACCCGAGGGAAAACCTGATGGCTCGAAACCTTCACCGAATAACAATATAGTCATGATTGTGCTAATCACTCTAACAGGCACATCTGTTGTGATTTTATTAACAATTTTGGCATATAGACGCTGCACACGAGCTGTGAACTCCATGAACTTTGAAAATCCTGTGTACCACAAGACCACGGAGGATCACTTCAGCCTGGAGAAGAACGTGACGCCACACATGTACGCCACTGCCATGGAGGAGGAGGTAAGCGGGCCCGTCCCACCGATGGTGACCAATACGAGTGACTTTAGCTACGTGAGATTCTAA
- the LOC6501013 gene encoding low-density lipoprotein receptor isoform X10 codes for MGPIPSFLGCSVLLLLAGLLPRQAHTITSFESTCRSDQFRCGNGMCIPLGYVCDREADCADASDESRSRCGSTTCTPEQFTCKSGECIPLAWMCDQHSDCRDGSDEAQCNKTCRSDEFTCGNGHCVQNRFKCDRDDDCGDGSDERNCGAVNKCPPGAFTCPTGGCISQEWVCDGDDDCIDGADEKQNCSAKAGGDLHFCQNNEFQCNDRTTCLHRTWVCDGEKDCPDGEDESSENCPTVTCRPDQFQCRDRSCIAGNLICNGQGDCADGTDEVNCNITAPIKPCNTTSEFDCGGGQCIPLAKVCDRRKDCPNGEDEPAGKCSVNECATANGGCMHTCVNLAVGYRCECHAGYKLAPDNRSCVDIDECETPGVCSQQCINQVGSFKCECQEGYMRVMHNHTRCKASEGHASLLLTRRHDIRKIALDRPEMTSIVNSTKSSTALDFVFRTGMIFWSDVTTKSIYKSPIDEGNEKTLVVKHSSVTSDGLAVDWIYNHVYYTDTHKCTIELTNFEGSMGKVLVEDSVDIPRSIALDPIDGWMYWSDWGASPRIERAGMDGSHRTAIITYDVKWPNGITLDLVLKRIYWVDGKLNIISSANFDGSQRRQVLYSSEYLRHPFSITTFEDHVYWTDWDKQAVFKANKFTGQDVQAVTATHMLEHPMVVHVYHPYRQPDGVNHCQSVNGHCSHLCLPAPRINERSPRISCACPTGLKLMSDGLMCVEDLYVPSVHSRRPIHKTTGKSPVSTTELPQIAHSEVPVGNATETSRPEGKPDGSKPSPNNNIVMIVLITLTGTSVVILLTILAYRRCTRAVNSMNFENPVYHKTTEDHFSLEKNVTPHMYATAMEEECANPLCEAGTECV; via the exons ATGGGACCAATACCGAGCTTCCTGGGATGCTCCGTTCTGCTGCTCCTCGCAGGATTACTGCCACGACAGGCTCACACCATCACATCATTTG AATCGACTTGCCGCTCGGACCAATTCCGCTGCGGCAACGGCATGTGCATCCCCCTGGGATATGTCTGCGATCGGGAGGCCGACTGCGCCGATGCAAGCGACGAAAGTCGCTCTCGTTGTG GTAGTACGACCTGTACGCCCGAGCAGTTCACCTGCAAGTCGGGCGAGTGCATCCCGCTGGCCTGGATGTGCGATCAGCACAGCGACTGTCGGGACGGAAGCGACGAGGCCCAGTGCA ATAAGACTTGCCGCTCGGACGAGTTCACCTGCGGAAACGGCCACTGCGTCCAGAACCGCTTCAAATGCGACAGGGACGACGACTGCGGCGATGGAAGCGACGAGAGGAACTGCGGCGCGGTGAACAAGTGCCCGCCAGGAGCCTTCACCTGCCCCACAGGAGGGTGCATCAGTCAGGAATGGGTCTGCGACGGGGACGACGACTGCATTGATGGCGCCGATGAGAAG CAAAACTGCAGCGCCAAAGCGGGTGGCGACTTGCACTTCTGTCAGAACAACGAGTTTCAATGCAATGATCGCACCACTTGCCTGCATAGGACGTGGGTATGTGACGGCGAAAAGGACTGCCCCGATGGCGAGGACGAGTCTTCGGAGAATTGTCCGACGGTGACCTGCCGGCCAGATCAGTTCCAATGCCGGGATCGCAGCTGCATCGCCGGGAACCTGATCTGTAACGGGCAAGGAGACTGTGCGGATGGCACCGACGAGGTCAACTGCAACATCACTGCTCCAATAAAGCCCTGTAACACCACCAGCGAGTTTGACTGCGGCGGCGGCCAGTGCATCCCGCTGGCTAAGGTCTGTGACAGGCGGAAGGACTGTCCCAATGGCGAGGACGAGCCCGCCGGAAAGTGTTCAGTTAATGAATGCGCCACCGCAAACGGTGGTTGCATGCACACCTGTGTCAACCTAGCCGTGGGTTACCGCTGCGAATGCCATGCGGGCTACAAGCTGGCCCCGGACAACCGCAGCTGTGTGGACATCGACGAATGTGAGACCCCCGGCGTCTGCTCCCAGCAGTGCATCAACCAGGTTGGATCCTTCAAGTGCGAATGCCAGGAGGGCTACATGAGGGTCATGCACAATCACACACGCTGCAAGGCCAGTGAGGGGCATGCATCTCTGCTCTTGACCCGGCGGCACGACATCCGGAAAATAGCCCTCGACCGCCCAGAAATGACTTCGATTGTGAACAGCACCAAGTCATCCACCGCTCTGGACTTTGTCTTCCGCACGGGCATGATCTTCTGGAGCGACGTGACCACAAAGAGCATCTACAAGTCCCCCATTGACGAGGGCAACGAGAAGACGTTGGTGGTGAAGCATAGCTCGGTGACTTCCGACGGACTGGCCGTGGACTGGATCTACAACCACGTCTACTACACGGACACCCACAAGTGCACCATTGAGCTGACCAACTTCGAGGGCAGCATGGGCAAAGTGCTCGTCGAGGATTCCGTAGACATTCCGCGCTCCATCGCCTTGGACCCCATCGATGGCTGGATGTACTGGTCCGACTGGGGCGCCTCCCCTCGCATCGAGCGAGCCGGCATGGACGGCTCCCACCGCACCGCCATCATCACCTACGACGTCAAGTGGCCGAATGGCATCACCCTGGATCTGGTGCTGAAGCGCATCTACTGGGTGGACGGCAAGCTGAACATCATCTCATCGGCCAACTTCGATGGCTCCCAGCGTCGCCAGGTGCTCTACTCCAGCGAATACCTGCGCCACCCCTTCTCCATCACCACATTCGAGGACCACGTCTACTGGACCGACTGGGACAAGCAGGCCGTCTTCAAGGCCAACAAGTTCACTGGACAGGACGTGCAAGCAGTCACTGCCACGCATATG CTCGAACATCCCATGGTAGTGCATGTATACCATCCATACCGCCAACCCGATGGCGTCAACCACTGCCAGTCGGTCAACGGCCACTGCTCCCACCTCTGCCTGCCAGCCCCCCGGATCAACGAGCGCAGTCCTCGCATATCCTGCGCCTGCCCCACGGGCCTCAAACTGATGTCCGACGGCCTGATGTGTGTCGAAGATC TGTATGTGCCAAGTGTGCATAGCAGAAGACCGATCCACAAGACGACTGGCAAGTCGCCAGTCTCAACCACCGAACTACCTCAGATTGCGCACAGCGAAGTGCCGG TTGGAAATGCGACTGAAACCAGTAGACCCGAGGGAAAACCTGATGGCTCGAAACCTTCACCGAATAACAATATAGTCATGATTGTGCTAATCACTCTAACAGGCACATCTGTTGTGATTTTATTAACAATTTTGGCATATAGACGCTGCACACGAGCTGTGAACTCCATGAACTTTGAAAATCCTGTGTACCACAAGACCACGGAGGATCACTTCAGCCTGGAGAAGAACGTGACGCCACACATGTACGCCACTGCCATGGAGGAGGAG TGCGCTAACCCCCTGTGTGAAGCGGGCACCGAATGTGTCTGA
- the LOC6501013 gene encoding low-density lipoprotein receptor isoform X7, with amino-acid sequence MGPIPSFLGCSVLLLLAGLLPRQAHTITSFESTCRSDQFRCGNGMCIPLGYVCDREADCADASDESRSRCGSTTCTPEQFTCKSGECIPLAWMCDQHSDCRDGSDEAQCNKTCRSDEFTCGNGHCVQNRFKCDRDDDCGDGSDERNCGAVNKCPPGAFTCPTGGCISQEWVCDGDDDCIDGADEKQNCSAKAGGDLHFCQNNEFQCNDRTTCLHRTWVCDGEKDCPDGEDESSENCPTVTCRPDQFQCRDRSCIAGNLICNGQGDCADGTDEVNCNITAPIKPCNTTSEFDCGGGQCIPLAKVCDRRKDCPNGEDEPAGKCSVNECATANGGCMHTCVNLAVGYRCECHAGYKLAPDNRSCVDIDECETPGVCSQQCINQVGSFKCECQEGYMRVMHNHTRCKASEGHASLLLTRRHDIRKIALDRPEMTSIVNSTKSSTALDFVFRTGMIFWSDVTTKSIYKSPIDEGNEKTLVVKHSSVTSDGLAVDWIYNHVYYTDTHKCTIELTNFEGSMGKVLVEDSVDIPRSIALDPIDGWMYWSDWGASPRIERAGMDGSHRTAIITYDVKWPNGITLDLVLKRIYWVDGKLNIISSANFDGSQRRQVLYSSEYLRHPFSITTFEDHVYWTDWDKQAVFKANKFTGQDVQAVTATHMLEHPMVVHVYHPYRQPDGVNHCQSVNGHCSHLCLPAPRINERSPRISCACPTGLKLMSDGLMCVEDLYVPSVHSRRPIHKTTGKSPVSTTELPQIAHSEVPVGNATETSRPEGKPDGSKPSPNNNIVMIVLITLTGTSVVILLTILAYRRCTRAVNSMNFENPVYHKTTEDHFSLEKNVTPHMYATAMEEEVSGPVPPMVTNTSDFSYVRF; translated from the exons ATGGGACCAATACCGAGCTTCCTGGGATGCTCCGTTCTGCTGCTCCTCGCAGGATTACTGCCACGACAGGCTCACACCATCACATCATTTG AATCGACTTGCCGCTCGGACCAATTCCGCTGCGGCAACGGCATGTGCATCCCCCTGGGATATGTCTGCGATCGGGAGGCCGACTGCGCCGATGCAAGCGACGAAAGTCGCTCTCGTTGTG GTAGTACGACCTGTACGCCCGAGCAGTTCACCTGCAAGTCGGGCGAGTGCATCCCGCTGGCCTGGATGTGCGATCAGCACAGCGACTGTCGGGACGGAAGCGACGAGGCCCAGTGCA ATAAGACTTGCCGCTCGGACGAGTTCACCTGCGGAAACGGCCACTGCGTCCAGAACCGCTTCAAATGCGACAGGGACGACGACTGCGGCGATGGAAGCGACGAGAGGAACTGCGGCGCGGTGAACAAGTGCCCGCCAGGAGCCTTCACCTGCCCCACAGGAGGGTGCATCAGTCAGGAATGGGTCTGCGACGGGGACGACGACTGCATTGATGGCGCCGATGAGAAG CAAAACTGCAGCGCCAAAGCGGGTGGCGACTTGCACTTCTGTCAGAACAACGAGTTTCAATGCAATGATCGCACCACTTGCCTGCATAGGACGTGGGTATGTGACGGCGAAAAGGACTGCCCCGATGGCGAGGACGAGTCTTCGGAGAATTGTCCGACGGTGACCTGCCGGCCAGATCAGTTCCAATGCCGGGATCGCAGCTGCATCGCCGGGAACCTGATCTGTAACGGGCAAGGAGACTGTGCGGATGGCACCGACGAGGTCAACTGCAACATCACTGCTCCAATAAAGCCCTGTAACACCACCAGCGAGTTTGACTGCGGCGGCGGCCAGTGCATCCCGCTGGCTAAGGTCTGTGACAGGCGGAAGGACTGTCCCAATGGCGAGGACGAGCCCGCCGGAAAGTGTTCAGTTAATGAATGCGCCACCGCAAACGGTGGTTGCATGCACACCTGTGTCAACCTAGCCGTGGGTTACCGCTGCGAATGCCATGCGGGCTACAAGCTGGCCCCGGACAACCGCAGCTGTGTGGACATCGACGAATGTGAGACCCCCGGCGTCTGCTCCCAGCAGTGCATCAACCAGGTTGGATCCTTCAAGTGCGAATGCCAGGAGGGCTACATGAGGGTCATGCACAATCACACACGCTGCAAGGCCAGTGAGGGGCATGCATCTCTGCTCTTGACCCGGCGGCACGACATCCGGAAAATAGCCCTCGACCGCCCAGAAATGACTTCGATTGTGAACAGCACCAAGTCATCCACCGCTCTGGACTTTGTCTTCCGCACGGGCATGATCTTCTGGAGCGACGTGACCACAAAGAGCATCTACAAGTCCCCCATTGACGAGGGCAACGAGAAGACGTTGGTGGTGAAGCATAGCTCGGTGACTTCCGACGGACTGGCCGTGGACTGGATCTACAACCACGTCTACTACACGGACACCCACAAGTGCACCATTGAGCTGACCAACTTCGAGGGCAGCATGGGCAAAGTGCTCGTCGAGGATTCCGTAGACATTCCGCGCTCCATCGCCTTGGACCCCATCGATGGCTGGATGTACTGGTCCGACTGGGGCGCCTCCCCTCGCATCGAGCGAGCCGGCATGGACGGCTCCCACCGCACCGCCATCATCACCTACGACGTCAAGTGGCCGAATGGCATCACCCTGGATCTGGTGCTGAAGCGCATCTACTGGGTGGACGGCAAGCTGAACATCATCTCATCGGCCAACTTCGATGGCTCCCAGCGTCGCCAGGTGCTCTACTCCAGCGAATACCTGCGCCACCCCTTCTCCATCACCACATTCGAGGACCACGTCTACTGGACCGACTGGGACAAGCAGGCCGTCTTCAAGGCCAACAAGTTCACTGGACAGGACGTGCAAGCAGTCACTGCCACGCATATG CTCGAACATCCCATGGTAGTGCATGTATACCATCCATACCGCCAACCCGATGGCGTCAACCACTGCCAGTCGGTCAACGGCCACTGCTCCCACCTCTGCCTGCCAGCCCCCCGGATCAACGAGCGCAGTCCTCGCATATCCTGCGCCTGCCCCACGGGCCTCAAACTGATGTCCGACGGCCTGATGTGTGTCGAAGATC TGTATGTGCCAAGTGTGCATAGCAGAAGACCGATCCACAAGACGACTGGCAAGTCGCCAGTCTCAACCACCGAACTACCTCAGATTGCGCACAGCGAAGTGCCGG TTGGAAATGCGACTGAAACCAGTAGACCCGAGGGAAAACCTGATGGCTCGAAACCTTCACCGAATAACAATATAGTCATGATTGTGCTAATCACTCTAACAGGCACATCTGTTGTGATTTTATTAACAATTTTGGCATATAGACGCTGCACACGAGCTGTGAACTCCATGAACTTTGAAAATCCTGTGTACCACAAGACCACGGAGGATCACTTCAGCCTGGAGAAGAACGTGACGCCACACATGTACGCCACTGCCATGGAGGAGGAGGTAAGCGGGCCCGTCCCACCGATGGTGACCAATACGAGTGACTTTAGCTACGTGAGATTCTAA
- the LOC6501013 gene encoding low-density lipoprotein receptor isoform X9 translates to MGPIPSFLGCSVLLLLAGLLPRQAHTITSFESTCRSDQFRCGNGMCIPLGYVCDREADCADASDESRSRCGLQCNSNMVMCKNGEQCVHMSFLCDGDDDCRDKSDEENCANKTCRSDEFTCGNGHCVQNRFKCDRDDDCGDGSDERNCGAVNKCPPGAFTCPTGGCISQEWVCDGDDDCIDGADEKQNCSAKAGGDLHFCQNNEFQCNDRTTCLHRTWVCDGEKDCPDGEDESSENCPTVTCRPDQFQCRDRSCIAGNLICNGQGDCADGTDEVNCNITAPIKPCNTTSEFDCGGGQCIPLAKVCDRRKDCPNGEDEPAGKCSVNECATANGGCMHTCVNLAVGYRCECHAGYKLAPDNRSCVDIDECETPGVCSQQCINQVGSFKCECQEGYMRVMHNHTRCKASEGHASLLLTRRHDIRKIALDRPEMTSIVNSTKSSTALDFVFRTGMIFWSDVTTKSIYKSPIDEGNEKTLVVKHSSVTSDGLAVDWIYNHVYYTDTHKCTIELTNFEGSMGKVLVEDSVDIPRSIALDPIDGWMYWSDWGASPRIERAGMDGSHRTAIITYDVKWPNGITLDLVLKRIYWVDGKLNIISSANFDGSQRRQVLYSSEYLRHPFSITTFEDHVYWTDWDKQAVFKANKFTGQDVQAVTATHMLEHPMVVHVYHPYRQPDGVNHCQSVNGHCSHLCLPAPRINERSPRISCACPTGLKLMSDGLMCVEDLYVPSVHSRRPIHKTTGKSPVSTTELPQIAHSEVPVGNATETSRPEGKPDGSKPSPNNNIVMIVLITLTGTSVVILLTILAYRRCTRAVNSMNFENPVYHKTTEDHFSLEKNVTPHMYATAMEEECANPLCEAGTECV, encoded by the exons ATGGGACCAATACCGAGCTTCCTGGGATGCTCCGTTCTGCTGCTCCTCGCAGGATTACTGCCACGACAGGCTCACACCATCACATCATTTG AATCGACTTGCCGCTCGGACCAATTCCGCTGCGGCAACGGCATGTGCATCCCCCTGGGATATGTCTGCGATCGGGAGGCCGACTGCGCCGATGCAAGCGACGAAAGTCGCTCTCGTTGTG GTTTGCAATGCAACAGTAATATGGTAATGTGCAAGAACGGGGAACAATGTGTGCACATGAGCTTCCTTTGCGACGGTGACGACGACTGCCGCGACAAGTCCGACGAAGAGAACTGTGCCA ATAAGACTTGCCGCTCGGACGAGTTCACCTGCGGAAACGGCCACTGCGTCCAGAACCGCTTCAAATGCGACAGGGACGACGACTGCGGCGATGGAAGCGACGAGAGGAACTGCGGCGCGGTGAACAAGTGCCCGCCAGGAGCCTTCACCTGCCCCACAGGAGGGTGCATCAGTCAGGAATGGGTCTGCGACGGGGACGACGACTGCATTGATGGCGCCGATGAGAAG CAAAACTGCAGCGCCAAAGCGGGTGGCGACTTGCACTTCTGTCAGAACAACGAGTTTCAATGCAATGATCGCACCACTTGCCTGCATAGGACGTGGGTATGTGACGGCGAAAAGGACTGCCCCGATGGCGAGGACGAGTCTTCGGAGAATTGTCCGACGGTGACCTGCCGGCCAGATCAGTTCCAATGCCGGGATCGCAGCTGCATCGCCGGGAACCTGATCTGTAACGGGCAAGGAGACTGTGCGGATGGCACCGACGAGGTCAACTGCAACATCACTGCTCCAATAAAGCCCTGTAACACCACCAGCGAGTTTGACTGCGGCGGCGGCCAGTGCATCCCGCTGGCTAAGGTCTGTGACAGGCGGAAGGACTGTCCCAATGGCGAGGACGAGCCCGCCGGAAAGTGTTCAGTTAATGAATGCGCCACCGCAAACGGTGGTTGCATGCACACCTGTGTCAACCTAGCCGTGGGTTACCGCTGCGAATGCCATGCGGGCTACAAGCTGGCCCCGGACAACCGCAGCTGTGTGGACATCGACGAATGTGAGACCCCCGGCGTCTGCTCCCAGCAGTGCATCAACCAGGTTGGATCCTTCAAGTGCGAATGCCAGGAGGGCTACATGAGGGTCATGCACAATCACACACGCTGCAAGGCCAGTGAGGGGCATGCATCTCTGCTCTTGACCCGGCGGCACGACATCCGGAAAATAGCCCTCGACCGCCCAGAAATGACTTCGATTGTGAACAGCACCAAGTCATCCACCGCTCTGGACTTTGTCTTCCGCACGGGCATGATCTTCTGGAGCGACGTGACCACAAAGAGCATCTACAAGTCCCCCATTGACGAGGGCAACGAGAAGACGTTGGTGGTGAAGCATAGCTCGGTGACTTCCGACGGACTGGCCGTGGACTGGATCTACAACCACGTCTACTACACGGACACCCACAAGTGCACCATTGAGCTGACCAACTTCGAGGGCAGCATGGGCAAAGTGCTCGTCGAGGATTCCGTAGACATTCCGCGCTCCATCGCCTTGGACCCCATCGATGGCTGGATGTACTGGTCCGACTGGGGCGCCTCCCCTCGCATCGAGCGAGCCGGCATGGACGGCTCCCACCGCACCGCCATCATCACCTACGACGTCAAGTGGCCGAATGGCATCACCCTGGATCTGGTGCTGAAGCGCATCTACTGGGTGGACGGCAAGCTGAACATCATCTCATCGGCCAACTTCGATGGCTCCCAGCGTCGCCAGGTGCTCTACTCCAGCGAATACCTGCGCCACCCCTTCTCCATCACCACATTCGAGGACCACGTCTACTGGACCGACTGGGACAAGCAGGCCGTCTTCAAGGCCAACAAGTTCACTGGACAGGACGTGCAAGCAGTCACTGCCACGCATATG CTCGAACATCCCATGGTAGTGCATGTATACCATCCATACCGCCAACCCGATGGCGTCAACCACTGCCAGTCGGTCAACGGCCACTGCTCCCACCTCTGCCTGCCAGCCCCCCGGATCAACGAGCGCAGTCCTCGCATATCCTGCGCCTGCCCCACGGGCCTCAAACTGATGTCCGACGGCCTGATGTGTGTCGAAGATC TGTATGTGCCAAGTGTGCATAGCAGAAGACCGATCCACAAGACGACTGGCAAGTCGCCAGTCTCAACCACCGAACTACCTCAGATTGCGCACAGCGAAGTGCCGG TTGGAAATGCGACTGAAACCAGTAGACCCGAGGGAAAACCTGATGGCTCGAAACCTTCACCGAATAACAATATAGTCATGATTGTGCTAATCACTCTAACAGGCACATCTGTTGTGATTTTATTAACAATTTTGGCATATAGACGCTGCACACGAGCTGTGAACTCCATGAACTTTGAAAATCCTGTGTACCACAAGACCACGGAGGATCACTTCAGCCTGGAGAAGAACGTGACGCCACACATGTACGCCACTGCCATGGAGGAGGAG TGCGCTAACCCCCTGTGTGAAGCGGGCACCGAATGTGTCTGA